The Natronoarchaeum philippinense genome includes the window TGACACGATGCGAGCGGTCGACCACACCCATCCCCACGACGAACGCAGCGTCGACAGCAGTTTCCGACGCGGGCGCGGCGTCGCGGCGGACGGGAGTGGCCGGCCGACGGACCGATCGACCGAACGCGACGCCATCGACGACGAGTCGATGGCCGAGGTGGACCACCAGCCCCCGAACGGCGACGGGGCAAACCCCGTGTTCGAGCGGGGACGCAAGCGTCAGGGAGACGCATCGAACGACGTAGACGAGGACACAGAATGAGCGAGGGAACGCTGTACGACAAAGTCTGGGAGAATCACAAGGTAACCGAACTGCCGACGGGACAGGATCAGCTGTTCGTCGGCCTGCACCTCATCCACGAGGTGACCAGCCCGCAGGCGTTCGGGATGCTCGAAGAGCGCGACCTCGAAGTCGCGTACCCCGAACTGACCCACGCGACGGTCGATCACATCGTCCCGACGGCCGACCAGTCCCGTCCCTACAAGGAGGACGCCGCCGAGGAGATGATGGCGGAACTGGAGCAGAACGTCCGCGACGCCGGGATCGACTTTTCGGACCCGACGACGGGCGATCAGGGCATCGTTCACGTCATCGGCCCGGAGCAGGGGATCACCCAGCCCGGCAAGACGATCGTCTGTGGCGACTCCCACACCTCGACTCACGGCGCCTTCGGCGCGCTCGCCTTCGGCATCGGGACGAGCCAGATCCGCGACGTGCTGGCGACCGGCACGGTCGCCATGGAGAAACAGAAGGTCCGCAAGATCGAGGTCACCGGCGAACTCGACGAGGGCGTCGAGGCCAAGGACATCATCCTCGAAATCATCCGCCGGCTCGGCACCGAGGGCGGCGTCGGCTACGTCTACGAGTACGCCGGCGAGGCCATCGAGAACCTCGACATGGAAGGCCGGATGTCGATCTGTAACATGTCCATCGAGGGCGGCGCCCGCGCGGGCTACGTCAACCCCGACGAGACCACCTTCGAGTGGCTGGCAGAGACGGACTACTTCCAAGAGAACCCCGAGAAGTTCGACGAGCTCAAGCCCTACTGGGAGTCGATCCAGACCGACGACGACGCCGAGTACGACGACGTCGTCACGATCGACGGCTCCTCGCTCGAACCCGTCGTCACCTGGGGCACCACGCCCGGGCAGGGCATCGGCATCACCGATCCGATCCCGGCGC containing:
- the leuC gene encoding 3-isopropylmalate dehydratase large subunit, with product MSEGTLYDKVWENHKVTELPTGQDQLFVGLHLIHEVTSPQAFGMLEERDLEVAYPELTHATVDHIVPTADQSRPYKEDAAEEMMAELEQNVRDAGIDFSDPTTGDQGIVHVIGPEQGITQPGKTIVCGDSHTSTHGAFGALAFGIGTSQIRDVLATGTVAMEKQKVRKIEVTGELDEGVEAKDIILEIIRRLGTEGGVGYVYEYAGEAIENLDMEGRMSICNMSIEGGARAGYVNPDETTFEWLAETDYFQENPEKFDELKPYWESIQTDDDAEYDDVVTIDGSSLEPVVTWGTTPGQGIGITDPIPAPEELAEEKQDTARRAQEHMRVEPGETMEGYDIDVAFLGSCTNARLPDLRRAARIVKGRQVDDDVRAMVVPGSQRVQEAAKEEGLKDIFEEAGFEWRNAGCSMCLGMNEDQLEGDEACASSSNRNFIGRQGSKDGRTVLMNPRMVAAAAINGEVSDVRDVKEVSLA